One window of the Athene noctua chromosome 5, bAthNoc1.hap1.1, whole genome shotgun sequence genome contains the following:
- the ANXA8L1 gene encoding annexin A8-like protein 1 has protein sequence MAWWKAWSEAEGKPVMGALNFDPAPDAQTLYKAMKGLGTDEQAIIDVLTKRSNMQRQQIAKSFKAQFGKDLIESLKSELSGNFERLIVALMYSPFKYDAKELHDAMKGVGTSEDVIIEILASRTKAQIKEIIKAYKEEYGSDLEEDIKSETSGYLEQILVCLLQGERDNATLYVDTALALQDAETLYAAGEKIRGTDETQFITILCTRSATHLLKVFEEYQKLAGKSIEDSIKSETRGSLEDAMLAIVKCTRNIRCYFAERLYYALKGAGTDDGTLIRVIVSRSEVDLNLIKAEFKHIAGKSLSSMILDDTSGDYKTALMNLCGSD, from the exons ATGGCATGGTGGAAGGCCTGG agTGAAGCAGAAGGCAAGCCTGTGATGGGTGCTTTAAACTTTGACCCTGCACCTGATGCTCAGACTCTGTACAAGGCCATGAAAGGGCTTG GGACTGATGAACAAGCTATAATTGACGTCCTAACCAAGAGGAGCAATATGCAGCGTCAACAGATTGCCAAATCCTTCAAAGCACAGTTTGGAAAG GATCTGATTGAGAGCCTGAAGTCTGAACTGAGTGGCAACTTTGAGAGGCTCATTGTAGCTCTCATGTACTCCCCATTCAAGTATGATGCCAAGGAGCTTCATGATGCCATGAAG GGTGTGGGAACAAGTGAAGATGTTATCATTGAGATCCTGGCCTCCCGGACAAAAGCGCAGATCAAAGAGATAATCAAGGCGTACAAAGAAG AATATGGTTCTGATCTGGAAGAAGACATAAAATCGGAAACAAGTGGCTACTTGGAACAGATTCTGGTTTGCCTTCTTCAG GGTGAAAGGGACAATGCCACTCTCTATGTGGACACAGCACTGGCTCTCCAGGATGCAGAG ACACTCTATGCTGCTGGGGAGAAGATACGGGGCACTGATGAGACACAGTTCATCACCATCTTGTGCACAAGGAGTGCCACACACTTGCTGAAAG TGTTTGAAGAATACCAGAAACTGGCTGGTAAAAGCATAGAAGACTCTATCAAGAGTGAAACTCGTGGTTCACTTGAGGATGCCATGCTGGCTATTG tgaaatgcaccagaaacatCCGTTGCTACTTTGCAGAGAGGCTGTACTATGCTTTAAAG GGGGCTGGCACCGATGATGGGACTCTTATAAGGGTGATTGTTTCTCGAAGTGAAGTTGACTTAAATCTTATAAAGGCTGAATTCAAACATATTGCAGGGAAGTCTCTCTCCAGTATGATTCTG gatGACACCAGTGGTGATTACAAGACAGCCTTGATGAATCTCTGTGGAAGTGACTGA